A part of Streptomyces sp. DSM 40750 genomic DNA contains:
- a CDS encoding ABC transporter ATP-binding protein, producing the protein MPDVLSVRDLRAGYAGTTVLDGVDFHLPAGAVVALLGRNGVGKSTFVHAVMGMLRPSSGSIRVDGRELAGAAAHTVARSGVAIVPQGRRVFAPLTVEENLRIATPGSRRTGRARRTGSSPGAWTPERVYELMPRLAERRTHRGDQLSGGEQQMLAIGRALLRNPRLLLLDEPSDGLAPTVVDLIAEVLEGLRGEGIAAVLVEQDLHLAFRLADEVAVMRKGRIVHRSSTAEFRGDRERAHGLLGVG; encoded by the coding sequence GTGCCCGACGTACTCAGCGTGCGCGATCTGCGCGCCGGATACGCCGGCACCACCGTTCTCGACGGCGTCGACTTCCACCTCCCCGCCGGCGCCGTCGTCGCACTCCTCGGCCGCAACGGCGTGGGCAAGAGCACCTTCGTCCACGCGGTGATGGGCATGCTCAGGCCCTCCTCCGGCAGCATCCGCGTGGACGGCCGCGAACTCGCCGGCGCCGCGGCCCACACCGTCGCCCGCAGCGGAGTGGCGATCGTGCCGCAGGGCCGACGCGTGTTCGCGCCGCTCACCGTCGAGGAGAACCTGCGGATAGCCACTCCCGGGAGCCGCAGGACCGGTAGGGCCCGCCGGACCGGCTCGTCCCCCGGCGCGTGGACCCCGGAGCGCGTCTACGAGCTGATGCCCCGCCTCGCCGAACGACGCACCCACCGCGGCGACCAGCTCTCCGGCGGCGAGCAGCAGATGCTCGCCATCGGCCGCGCGCTGCTCCGCAACCCACGACTGCTGCTCCTCGACGAGCCCTCGGACGGCCTCGCGCCCACCGTCGTCGACCTGATCGCCGAAGTGCTGGAGGGCCTGCGCGGCGAAGGCATCGCCGCCGTCCTGGTCGAACAGGACCTGCACCTCGCCTTCCGTCTCGCCGACGAGGTGGCGGTGATGCGGAAGGGCCGCATCGTGCACCGGAGTTCCACCGCCGAGTTCCGCGGTGACCGGGAGCGGGCCCACGGCCTGCTCGGTGTGGGCTGA
- a CDS encoding ABC transporter ATP-binding protein, with product MTPLLELRGLTRSYGSLTAVDHVDLAIPRGERHALIGPNGAGKSTLFATVAGTLRASGGSVLLAGRDVTSLREADRARRGMVRTYQHSSLFLDCSVRDNVALAVQRVHRVAHRLDRAAHRFRHTDAETRRHLDSVGLSGRARDRAGSLSHGERRQLEVAMVLATQPALVMFDEPTAGMSAAETERFVALLERLPDDLTVLIVEHDLDVVFRLADRVTVLHLGRVLASGPPATIRADEAVRRAYLGAARTEDLFTDVTDVADLTEVTDLTEVTDLTEVTDVAGVTAVAEVADVFDRTEVTEVTEVAEGGGAR from the coding sequence GTGACCCCTCTGCTGGAACTGCGCGGCCTGACCCGCTCCTACGGCTCGCTCACCGCCGTCGACCACGTGGACCTGGCGATCCCCCGGGGCGAACGCCACGCACTGATCGGACCCAACGGCGCCGGGAAATCCACGCTGTTCGCGACGGTGGCCGGGACGCTCCGCGCGTCGGGCGGGAGCGTGCTGCTGGCCGGGCGGGACGTCACCTCGCTGAGGGAGGCGGACCGGGCCCGGCGCGGCATGGTCCGCACGTACCAGCACTCCAGCCTCTTCCTCGACTGCTCGGTGCGGGACAACGTCGCCCTCGCCGTCCAGCGCGTCCACCGCGTGGCCCACCGCCTCGACCGGGCGGCACACCGCTTCCGGCACACCGACGCCGAGACACGCCGGCACCTGGACTCGGTCGGGCTGTCCGGACGGGCCCGGGACCGGGCCGGATCCCTCTCGCACGGCGAGCGGCGGCAGCTCGAAGTCGCGATGGTCCTCGCGACCCAACCCGCCCTGGTGATGTTCGACGAGCCCACCGCGGGGATGTCCGCCGCCGAGACCGAACGCTTCGTGGCCCTGCTGGAACGTCTCCCCGACGACCTCACCGTCCTCATCGTCGAGCACGACCTGGACGTGGTGTTCCGCCTCGCCGACCGGGTCACCGTCCTGCACCTGGGCAGGGTCCTCGCCTCGGGACCACCGGCGACGATCCGGGCCGACGAGGCCGTCCGGCGGGCGTATCTGGGCGCGGCCAGGACCGAGGACCTCTTCACCGACGTGACCGATGTGGCCGACTTGACTGAGGTGACCGACTTGACTGAGGTGACCGACTTGACTGAGGTGACCGATGTGGCTGGGGTTACCGCGGTGGCTGAGGTGGCTGATGTCTTCGACCGCACTGAGGTCACAGAGGTCACAGAGGTCGCTGAGGGCGGAGGGGCGCGATGA
- a CDS encoding branched-chain amino acid ABC transporter permease, with product MTAIRATEAGGAGMDVPAGAPGPAAPPGGGAGDDERGQGRRRAVLAVVVVALLAAAPLVLNPYPVSAMTRMLAFAVLVLGVDLLTGITGLPSLGQAAYFGVGAYTAVLVGVHLTADATAQVAAALVMGLVAAAVTGWVAVRARGIVFLMLTLAIGESVHQVADTWSAVGGSNGLAGMPPISLFGGPSLIAAGFVHWWVLAVAVAVFAAVALVVRSPYGRTLRGIRDNEARMRALGYRPALARYGVFCLAGAVAGVGGALWAQQARFVSPGDMGFEVAALALLSVVIGGPGSLWGPCLGAALVLLVRDNLSASIGGHGPLVLGAVFIAVVLLLPRGLAGVTASLRRRRGDTTHRAPVRRRKENSS from the coding sequence ATGACGGCCATCAGGGCCACGGAGGCCGGGGGCGCCGGCATGGACGTTCCTGCCGGAGCGCCCGGCCCCGCGGCACCGCCGGGCGGCGGTGCCGGGGACGACGAGCGAGGCCAGGGGCGCCGGCGGGCCGTCCTCGCGGTCGTGGTGGTCGCGCTGCTCGCTGCGGCCCCGCTGGTGCTCAACCCCTACCCCGTGTCGGCCATGACCCGGATGCTGGCCTTCGCCGTGTTGGTTCTCGGTGTCGATCTGCTGACCGGGATCACGGGACTGCCCTCGCTGGGACAGGCGGCGTACTTCGGTGTCGGCGCCTACACGGCCGTGCTGGTCGGGGTGCACCTCACGGCGGACGCGACGGCGCAGGTGGCGGCCGCCCTGGTCATGGGGCTGGTGGCGGCCGCGGTGACCGGCTGGGTCGCCGTACGGGCCAGGGGCATCGTGTTCCTCATGCTCACGCTGGCGATCGGCGAGTCGGTGCACCAGGTGGCCGACACCTGGTCGGCGGTCGGCGGCAGCAACGGCCTGGCCGGGATGCCCCCGATCAGCCTGTTCGGCGGTCCGTCACTGATCGCCGCCGGGTTCGTCCACTGGTGGGTCCTCGCCGTGGCCGTCGCCGTGTTCGCGGCGGTCGCGCTGGTCGTCCGTTCGCCGTACGGCCGCACGCTGCGGGGCATCCGCGACAACGAGGCCCGCATGCGGGCGCTCGGCTACCGCCCGGCTCTCGCCCGGTACGGCGTCTTCTGTCTGGCGGGGGCCGTCGCCGGGGTCGGCGGTGCCCTGTGGGCACAGCAGGCCCGGTTCGTCTCGCCCGGGGACATGGGGTTCGAGGTGGCGGCGCTCGCGCTGCTCAGCGTGGTCATCGGCGGGCCGGGCAGCCTCTGGGGCCCCTGCCTGGGCGCGGCCCTCGTCCTGCTCGTCCGCGACAACCTCTCGGCGTCGATCGGCGGTCACGGCCCGCTGGTGCTCGGCGCGGTGTTCATCGCCGTCGTCCTCCTGCTGCCGCGCGGCCTGGCCGGCGTCACCGCGTCACTCCGTCGGCGCCGCGGCGACACCACGCACCGGGCGCCCGTCCGCCGCCGTAAGGAGAACTCCTCGTGA
- a CDS encoding branched-chain amino acid ABC transporter permease, with amino-acid sequence MATHLVSILNGLAMGSLLFAIALGLSLVFGMMDVLNLAHGAVYLVGAYVAVALVSDTGGVAAFVLAVLAAAVAGALLGGLLAALTRVTAYHLDQALLTLGVGLVVAEVLALAFGTDVHSVTAPAPVDGGVTVLGETYPVYRLLVIGFGVVLAVAVYVLVERSPLGSVIRATVADRAMVAALGVNTGRVLVGVFAAGAGLAAVGGVLAAPILGAQPGLDEKVLLLALVVVVIGGLGSVRGALLGAVLIGQVQALGTALLPEYASFLVFAAMAVVLLLRPTGLLPARTAVHG; translated from the coding sequence ATGGCCACCCATCTGGTGAGCATCCTCAACGGGCTGGCGATGGGCTCCCTGCTCTTCGCCATCGCCCTGGGCCTGTCGCTGGTGTTCGGCATGATGGACGTGCTGAACCTCGCCCACGGCGCGGTCTATCTGGTCGGCGCCTACGTCGCGGTCGCGCTCGTGTCCGACACCGGGGGAGTGGCGGCCTTCGTCCTCGCCGTACTGGCCGCCGCCGTGGCCGGTGCCCTCCTCGGCGGACTGCTGGCCGCCCTGACGCGGGTCACCGCGTACCACCTCGACCAGGCCCTCCTCACCCTCGGTGTCGGCCTGGTGGTCGCCGAAGTCCTGGCCCTGGCTTTCGGCACCGACGTGCACTCCGTCACCGCCCCCGCACCGGTCGACGGCGGTGTCACCGTGCTCGGCGAGACCTACCCGGTCTACCGCCTGCTCGTGATCGGCTTCGGCGTCGTCCTCGCGGTGGCCGTGTACGTCCTGGTGGAGCGCAGCCCGCTGGGTTCGGTCATCCGCGCCACCGTCGCCGACCGAGCCATGGTGGCGGCGCTCGGCGTCAACACCGGCCGGGTGCTGGTCGGCGTCTTCGCGGCCGGCGCGGGGCTGGCTGCCGTGGGCGGCGTACTGGCCGCGCCGATCCTCGGCGCCCAGCCCGGCCTGGACGAGAAGGTGCTGCTGCTCGCCCTGGTCGTGGTGGTGATCGGCGGCCTCGGCTCCGTGCGGGGCGCACTCCTCGGCGCCGTACTGATCGGGCAGGTGCAAGCCCTGGGAACCGCTCTGCTGCCCGAGTACGCGTCCTTTCTCGTCTTCGCCGCCATGGCTGTGGTTCTGCTGCTGCGGCCGACGGGACTGCTGCCGGCACGGACGGCGGTGCACGGATGA
- a CDS encoding ABC transporter substrate-binding protein: protein MGAVSVISLTRTLAGLALGGLVLAGCGSSLDDSGGSGDEGGRADDVKVGLLVPLSGVYAPIGEDIKAGFELYLDEHGGKLGGRQVDVVTADEGEGPQTGVPAAQKLVTKDRVSAVAGVVNSATALGLRDFFDESGKLLLVANAGADDITGARKSEYVWRTSFSNGQVSGALGPTVAEEVEGGVYLIAADYAAGKEMLAGFRKTFEEAGGKVAGEEYTPFGKTQDFQPYLSAIRESGADAVFAFYAGAEAVSFVKQYKQFGLAGKTPLYGTGFLTEGGALAAQGSAADGVKTSLHYSTELDSPRNKEFVAAYEKAEKKPPTVYAVQGYDTAAVLDKALAGADDVSGDALVKALAGVGALDSPRGRWKFDADHNAEQSYYLREVRTSGGTAVNAVVGELD from the coding sequence ATGGGTGCTGTTTCTGTCATTTCTCTGACCAGAACGCTCGCAGGACTGGCCCTGGGGGGCCTGGTGCTGGCGGGGTGCGGGTCGAGCCTCGACGACTCCGGGGGGAGTGGGGACGAAGGGGGGCGGGCCGACGACGTCAAGGTCGGGTTATTGGTGCCGCTGTCGGGGGTCTACGCGCCGATCGGTGAGGACATCAAGGCCGGATTCGAGCTGTATCTCGACGAGCACGGGGGGAAGCTCGGCGGGCGTCAGGTGGACGTGGTGACGGCGGATGAGGGGGAGGGGCCGCAGACGGGGGTGCCCGCGGCGCAGAAGCTCGTCACGAAGGACCGGGTCTCGGCGGTGGCGGGGGTGGTCAACTCGGCCACCGCGCTGGGGCTGCGGGACTTCTTCGACGAGTCCGGGAAGCTGTTGCTGGTGGCCAACGCGGGGGCCGACGACATCACCGGTGCCCGCAAGTCGGAGTACGTGTGGCGGACGAGTTTCAGCAACGGGCAGGTGTCCGGGGCACTCGGGCCGACGGTCGCCGAGGAGGTCGAGGGCGGCGTCTACCTGATCGCGGCCGACTACGCCGCCGGCAAGGAGATGCTCGCGGGCTTCCGCAAGACCTTCGAGGAGGCGGGCGGCAAGGTCGCGGGCGAGGAGTACACACCCTTCGGCAAGACACAGGACTTCCAGCCCTACCTGTCGGCGATCCGCGAGTCCGGCGCGGACGCCGTCTTCGCGTTCTACGCGGGCGCCGAGGCGGTGAGCTTCGTCAAGCAGTACAAGCAGTTCGGGCTCGCCGGAAAGACGCCGCTGTACGGCACCGGCTTCCTCACCGAGGGCGGGGCGCTCGCCGCCCAGGGCAGCGCGGCGGACGGGGTGAAGACGTCGCTGCACTACTCGACCGAGCTGGACAGCCCGCGCAACAAGGAGTTCGTGGCCGCGTACGAGAAAGCGGAGAAGAAGCCGCCCACTGTCTACGCCGTCCAGGGCTACGACACCGCCGCCGTTCTCGACAAGGCGCTGGCCGGGGCGGACGACGTCAGCGGTGACGCCCTGGTGAAGGCGCTGGCCGGGGTCGGTGCCCTCGACAGCCCGCGGGGCCGGTGGAAGTTCGACGCCGACCACAACGCGGAGCAGTCGTACTACCTGCGCGAGGTCCGTACGAGCGGTGGGACGGCTGTCAACGCCGTCGTCGGCGAGCTGGACTGA
- a CDS encoding universal stress protein, translating into MSRTVTVGIDGSRESLAAAEWAAREARLRALPLRLVNVWETVPEVMGRPPMLGTGTRPDGQHEQHGQGRIAPGETGAGKILGEVADGVRARHPGVDVAVEQLTGLAREELVKTAEEAELLVLGSRGLSGIAGFLLGSVGLHVVAHTGRPVVLVRAGEQAADDQAPDRTGTPSAATSFRPVVLGLDTGHPDPTLIRFAFEAAALRESAVRILHDWSPPPHSGLRERPGPEADLVADLGRLDAVALTDVLRPWRQEYPSVEVVEESRRGKAADHLLEASRDASLVVVGRRVRRSPLGAHIGPVAHAVLHHAGVPVAVVAHD; encoded by the coding sequence ATGTCCCGCACCGTCACCGTGGGCATCGACGGTTCGCGCGAGAGCCTGGCCGCCGCCGAGTGGGCGGCCCGGGAGGCACGGCTCCGCGCACTGCCGCTGCGGCTGGTCAACGTCTGGGAGACGGTTCCCGAGGTGATGGGGCGGCCGCCGATGCTGGGTACCGGGACGAGGCCGGACGGACAGCACGAACAGCACGGACAGGGCCGGATCGCGCCCGGTGAGACGGGCGCCGGGAAGATCCTCGGTGAGGTGGCGGACGGGGTCCGGGCGCGCCACCCCGGCGTCGACGTGGCCGTCGAGCAGCTGACGGGCCTGGCGAGGGAGGAACTGGTGAAGACGGCCGAGGAGGCTGAGCTGCTGGTCCTGGGCTCCCGGGGGCTGAGCGGGATCGCCGGCTTTCTGCTCGGTTCCGTCGGACTGCACGTCGTCGCGCACACCGGGCGGCCGGTCGTCCTCGTCCGGGCCGGGGAGCAGGCCGCGGACGATCAAGCGCCGGACCGGACCGGCACTCCGTCCGCCGCGACGTCGTTCCGGCCCGTCGTGCTCGGCCTGGACACCGGGCACCCGGACCCCACGCTGATCCGGTTCGCGTTCGAGGCCGCCGCGCTGCGGGAGAGCGCCGTGCGGATCCTCCACGACTGGAGCCCACCGCCCCACTCCGGCCTCCGGGAGCGCCCCGGTCCGGAGGCCGATCTCGTCGCCGACCTGGGGCGCCTGGACGCCGTCGCGCTGACCGACGTGCTGCGGCCCTGGCGGCAGGAGTATCCGTCCGTCGAGGTGGTGGAGGAGTCCCGCCGGGGCAAGGCGGCGGACCACCTGCTGGAGGCGTCCCGGGACGCCTCCCTGGTCGTCGTCGGGCGGCGGGTCCGCCGCTCGCCGCTGGGGGCGCACATCGGTCCGGTCGCGCATGCGGTGCTGCATCACGCGGGTGTTCCTGTGGCGGTCGTCGCGCATGACTGA
- a CDS encoding VOC family protein, whose protein sequence is MLSIGSVVMGASDVRRAAAFWTAALGYVPREEPEDDWVVLVHPEGTGAQISLGLSETPLQEYPRVHLDLYAGNAEDQVAEVERLLGLGARRVDWDLYPEDADFVVLADTEGNRFCVIDTGRE, encoded by the coding sequence ATGCTGAGCATCGGATCGGTGGTGATGGGCGCGTCCGACGTACGGCGGGCCGCCGCGTTCTGGACGGCGGCCCTCGGGTACGTCCCGCGCGAGGAACCGGAGGACGACTGGGTCGTGCTGGTGCACCCGGAGGGGACCGGCGCCCAGATCTCACTCGGCCTCAGCGAGACCCCGCTGCAGGAGTACCCGAGGGTGCACCTGGACCTCTACGCGGGGAACGCCGAGGACCAGGTGGCGGAGGTCGAACGGCTGCTGGGCCTGGGAGCGCGCCGCGTCGACTGGGACCTGTACCCCGAGGACGCCGACTTCGTCGTACTCGCCGACACGGAGGGCAACCGCTTCTGTGTCATCGACACCGGGCGGGAGTGA
- a CDS encoding VWA domain-containing protein — MTAGAPDARTPPGSPLAERLTAFVRALRGHGIPIGPGETVDAAAVLEVLGLADRERIREGLAAALLRADRQRAVFDAAFELYFPLGVGELTGARDASAGDRDELRDRLAEALATNDAAALTRLAGEAVDLLGRYGSPGSDGWSAHQTLDRLRPQTLLARILAARRDGEAGFSGAGSGGGFRMGFGGGLSLDSGRGAGAGTGSGPGSGFGSGGFTDRLDADEIRRRIEDFRNRVRTEARRRVAERRGAEMIAERGIAPSADQVDFLIASREQLAELRRTVQPLARKLATRLAARRRRAARGRIDIRRTLRRSLSTGGVPLRPAYRRHRPARPEIVLLCDVSGSVAGFANFTMLLVQAMRDQFSKVRVYAFVNRVDEVTHLVTTGEADPAELGRRIATEAAISGWHGSSDYGAALGEFAERHLDAVGPRTSVIVLGDARTNGFDPNAAALRRVAARARRVHWLNPEAPGQWSTGDSAAHVYAEIVDMHACRNARRLGELVTRLLPV; from the coding sequence ATGACCGCCGGGGCCCCTGATGCGAGGACGCCTCCGGGCTCGCCGCTGGCCGAGCGGCTGACCGCGTTCGTACGGGCGTTGCGCGGCCACGGGATACCGATCGGGCCCGGCGAGACCGTGGACGCCGCGGCCGTGCTGGAGGTGCTGGGCCTCGCCGACCGAGAGCGGATCAGGGAAGGACTGGCGGCGGCGCTGCTGCGCGCCGACCGGCAGCGTGCCGTGTTCGACGCTGCCTTCGAGCTGTACTTCCCGCTCGGCGTGGGGGAGTTGACGGGGGCGCGGGACGCGTCGGCCGGGGACCGGGACGAGTTGCGTGACCGGCTCGCCGAGGCGCTGGCCACGAATGACGCGGCCGCGCTCACCCGACTCGCCGGCGAGGCCGTGGACCTGCTCGGCCGCTACGGCTCCCCGGGCTCGGACGGCTGGTCCGCCCACCAGACGCTGGACCGCCTCCGGCCGCAGACCCTGTTGGCACGGATCCTGGCGGCGCGGCGGGATGGGGAGGCAGGTTTCTCGGGCGCCGGGTCCGGTGGTGGGTTCCGCATGGGATTCGGTGGCGGTCTCTCACTCGACTCGGGAAGGGGAGCGGGGGCGGGCACGGGATCCGGTCCTGGCTCCGGTTTCGGTTCGGGTGGGTTCACCGACCGGCTGGACGCCGATGAGATCCGGCGCCGTATCGAGGACTTCCGGAACCGGGTGCGCACCGAGGCGCGGCGGCGGGTCGCCGAGCGGCGGGGAGCGGAGATGATCGCCGAGCGGGGTATCGCGCCGAGCGCCGACCAGGTCGACTTCCTCATCGCGAGCCGCGAGCAACTGGCCGAACTTCGCCGTACGGTCCAGCCGTTGGCCCGCAAGCTCGCGACCCGGCTGGCCGCCCGGCGGCGCAGGGCCGCGCGCGGTCGGATCGACATCCGGCGCACGCTGCGGCGTTCGCTGTCCACCGGGGGTGTGCCCCTGCGCCCGGCCTATCGGCGGCACCGGCCCGCGCGTCCGGAGATCGTGCTGCTCTGCGATGTGTCCGGGTCGGTCGCCGGGTTCGCGAACTTCACGATGCTGCTGGTGCAGGCGATGCGGGACCAGTTCAGCAAGGTGCGGGTCTACGCCTTCGTCAACCGCGTCGACGAGGTCACCCACCTCGTCACCACCGGGGAGGCCGACCCCGCCGAACTCGGCCGCCGGATCGCCACCGAGGCCGCGATCTCCGGGTGGCACGGCAGCAGCGACTACGGGGCCGCGCTCGGCGAGTTCGCCGAACGTCACCTCGACGCGGTGGGTCCGCGTACATCGGTGATCGTCCTCGGTGACGCCCGTACCAACGGCTTCGACCCCAACGCGGCGGCCCTGCGGCGCGTCGCGGCCCGCGCCCGCCGCGTCCACTGGCTGAACCCCGAGGCGCCGGGCCAGTGGTCGACGGGCGACTCCGCCGCCCATGTCTACGCCGAGATCGTCGACATGCACGCCTGCCGGAACGCGCGGCGGCTGGGGGAGTTGGTGACGCGGTTGCTGCCGGTGTGA
- a CDS encoding AAA family ATPase, whose amino-acid sequence MTDESGANGRPETTGTCFFSSVDDVSARLAEAGYLASTAVATTVFLADRLGKPLLVEGPAGVGKTELAKAVARVGGARLVRLQCYEGIDESRALYEWNHAKQLLRITAGRDEAWDETRTDIFSDEFLLTRPLLTAIRGDEPTVLLIDETDKADVEVEGLLLEVLSDFQVTVPELGTITATQRPFTVLTSNATRELSEALRRRCLFLHLGFPDAALEQRIVRLRVPGLDGALADSLVRVVGALREMELRKAPSVAETIDWARTLLALGADTLDETVVRDSLGVILKHQDDIEKAARKLTLV is encoded by the coding sequence ATGACCGACGAGAGCGGCGCGAACGGGCGGCCGGAAACGACAGGCACCTGCTTCTTCTCCTCCGTGGACGACGTCTCGGCTCGGCTCGCCGAAGCGGGCTACCTGGCCTCGACCGCCGTCGCCACCACCGTCTTCCTGGCCGACCGGCTCGGCAAGCCCCTGCTGGTGGAGGGCCCGGCGGGCGTCGGCAAGACCGAGCTGGCCAAGGCCGTCGCCCGGGTCGGCGGCGCACGTCTGGTCCGGCTCCAGTGCTACGAGGGCATCGACGAGTCCCGCGCCCTGTACGAGTGGAACCACGCCAAGCAGCTGCTGCGCATCACCGCCGGGCGCGACGAGGCCTGGGACGAGACCCGCACCGACATCTTCAGCGACGAGTTCCTGCTCACCCGGCCCCTGCTGACCGCGATCCGGGGCGACGAGCCGACCGTGCTCCTCATCGACGAGACCGACAAGGCGGACGTGGAGGTGGAGGGGCTGCTGCTGGAGGTGCTGAGCGACTTCCAGGTCACGGTCCCGGAGTTGGGCACGATCACCGCGACGCAACGCCCCTTCACCGTCCTCACCTCGAACGCCACCCGGGAACTCTCCGAGGCGCTCCGCCGCCGCTGTCTCTTCCTCCATCTCGGCTTCCCCGACGCCGCGTTGGAGCAGCGGATCGTACGACTGAGGGTCCCCGGCCTGGACGGCGCACTCGCCGACTCCCTGGTCCGCGTGGTGGGCGCGCTGCGTGAGATGGAGCTGCGCAAGGCTCCCTCCGTGGCCGAGACCATCGACTGGGCCCGCACCCTGCTGGCCCTCGGCGCCGACACCCTGGACGAGACCGTCGTACGGGACAGCCTGGGCGTGATCCTCAAGCACCAGGACGACATCGAGAAGGCCGCGCGGAAGCTGACGTTGGTATGA